From a region of the Alnus glutinosa chromosome 1, dhAlnGlut1.1, whole genome shotgun sequence genome:
- the LOC133879152 gene encoding probable leucine-rich repeat receptor-like protein kinase At1g35710, whose translation MVFLAWATCFLFFYAAHFVAASQSSALQLEANALLATGWWRSINYTNNISSRCEWLGITCNVAGSVTEIDMSSSTRFYLEGGEMSQFNLSCFPNLVRLDLCNTGLQGSIPVEIGTLSKLTYLDLSYNALTGELPLSVTNLTQLVMFNVSFNQIIGSIPTSLSLLIHLTHFDLYHNQINGSISSTLDNLTNLKVLNLAFNQITGPIPSTLSDLTNLKVLSLYSNQINGPIPSTLGNLTNLKYLYLDSNQINGSIPPEIGNMKNLTMLYLSNNSLIGPIPSTLGNLTNLEYLYLDSNQINGLIPSTLGNLTRLRELCLQSNQINGPIPSILGDLTNLKVLSLYSNQITGPIPSTLSNLTNLKRLYLHSNQINGSIPPELGNLHSLENLNLSHNFISGEAPVELGSIDNLRSLDLSSNNLIGNIPNSYSSIQTINLSYNSLCGNFTGFPLCPPTRNKSIVTKAKICVPIAISLGFLIVGGFLLCRRMVKKPHFESRKETKHGNLFSIWNYDGHIAYEDIIEATEDFDIKYCIGVGGYGSVYKAKLPGGKVIALKKLHRLEAENLTFDMSFRNEVKVLTEVRHRNIIKLHGFCLHKRCMFLVYEYMENGSLFCILNNDVEAIELDWSKRLNIIKGTAHALSYMHHECIPAIVHRDITSNNILLNNKLEAFVSDFGTAKLLDPDSSNQTLVAGTYGYIAPELAYTMKVTEKCDVYSFGVVALEIIMGRHPTELLASLSSSSSQNMMLHEILDQCLPPPNHLVQQDIFLVASIAFACLHEKPKSRPTMKCVSQEFLSQKKPIAKPLQALSLWQLRNQKMYMI comes from the exons ATGGTCTTCCTTGCATGGGCTACCTGTTTCTTATTCTTCTATGCAGCTCACTTTGTTGCAGCATCTCAATCCTCAGCACTACAACTGGAAGCAAACGCTTTGCTGGCGACTGGGTGGTGGAGAAGCATCAATTACACCAACAATATCTCAAGTCGTTGCGAGTGGCTTGGTATTACTTGCAATGTTGCTGGAAGTGTCACAGAGATTGACATGAGCTCTAGTACTCGTTTCTATTTGGAAGGAGGTGAGATGTCACAATTCAACCTCTCTTGCTTTCCAAATTTAGTCCGCCTTGATCTTTGTAACACTGGACTTCAGGGGAGTATTCCAGTCGAGATAGGTACTCTATCCAAACTCACCTACCTTGATCTGTCATATAATGCTCTGACAGGTGAGTTGCCACTTTCAGTTACAAACCTCACCCAATTAGTGATGTTTAACGTTTCTTTTAATCAAATCATTGGATCAATCCCTACTTCTCTTTCGCTTTTAATCCATCTCACCCATTTCGATTTGTATcacaatcaaatcaatggttcTATCTCTTCCACTTTGgataatttaactaatttgaaaGTTTTGAATCTTGCTTTCAATCAAATCACtggtccaatcccttccactttgagtgatttaactaatttgaaaGTTTTGTCTCTTTattccaatcaaatcaatggtccaatcccttccactttgggtaatttaactaatttgaaatatttgtatcttgattccaatcaaatcaatggttcCATTCCCCCAGAAATAGGAAACATGAAGAATTTGACTATGTTGTACCTCTCGAATAACAGTCTCATtggtccaatcccttccactttgggtaatttaactaatttggaatatttgtatcttgattccaatcaaatcaatggtttaatcccttccactttgggtaATTTAACTCGTTTGAGAGAATTGTGTCTTCAatccaatcaaatcaatggtccaatcccttccaTTTTGGGtgatttaactaatttgaaaGTTTTGTCTCTTTATTCCAATCAAATCACtggtccaatcccttccactttgagtaatttaactaatttgaaaAGATTGTATCTTCATTCCAATCAAATCAACGGTTCCATTCCCCCAGAACTAGGAAACCTTCATTCGTTGGAAAATCTTAACCTTAGTCATAACTTTATTAGTGGAGAAGCACCTGTTGAACTTGGGTCTATTGACAATTTACGAAGCTTAGAtctcagctccaataatcttatCGGCAATATTCCCAATAGTTACAGTTCTATTCAAACAATCAACTTGTCGTACAATTCTTTGTGCGGTAACTTCACGGGTTTCCCTCTTTGCCCACCAACTCGTAACAAATCAATTGTAACCAAAGCAAAAATTTGTGTTCCCATCGCCATTTCCCTTGGATTCTTAATTGTTGGGGGCTTTCTCCTATGTCGACGCATGGTCAAGAAACCCCACTTTgaatcaagaaaagaaacaaagcatGGGAACTTGTTCTCGATATGGAATTATGATGGACATATTGCATATGAAGACATCATTGAAGCAACCGAGGactttgatataaaatattgtATTGGAGTCGGTGGTTATGGCAGCGTTTACAAAGCAAAATTACCTGGTGGAAAAGTAATTGCCTTGAAGAAACTTCATCGATTGGAGGCTGAGAACCTAACTTTTGATATGAGTTTCAGAAACGAGGTAAAAGTGTTAACAGAGGTTCGCCATCGAAACATTATAAAACTTCATGGGTTCTGTTTACATAAGCGATGCATGTTTTTGGTTTACGAGTACATGGAAAATGGAAGCCTATTTTGTATCCTAAATAATGATGTTGAAGCAATAGAATTGGATTGGAGCAAGAGATTAAACATCATCAAAGGCACTGCCCACGCTTTATCTTACATGCATCATGAATGCATTCCAGCAATTGTTCATCGAGATATAACaagcaacaatattttattgaacAATAAACTAGAGGCTTTTGTCTCTGACTTTGGCACAGCTAAGCTCCTTGATCCTGATTCCTCCAACCAAACATTAGTTGCCGGCACTTACGGTTACATTGCTCCAG AGTTGGCATATACAATGAAAGTTACCGAAAAATGCgatgtttatagctttggaGTTGTGGCACTGGAAATAATAATGGGAAGACATCCAACGGAACTCTTGGCTTCATTATCATCATCGTCTTCTCAAAACATGATGTTACATGAAATATTAGACCAATGTTTGCCACCTCCCAATCATTTGGTTCAACAAGATATTTTCCTTGTCGCTTCAATAGCATTTGCATGTCTCCACGAAAAACCAaagtctcggcctacaatgaaATGCGTGTCTCAAGAATTTCTTTCTCAGAAGAAGCCAATAGCCAAGCCTTTACAAGCACTTTCATTATGGCAGCTAAGGAACCAAAAAATGTATATGATTTGA
- the LOC133879168 gene encoding pentatricopeptide repeat-containing protein At1g62350-like, with translation MGSLKFHFPRVGLLKNASKPYPRSSVVTRGGPKKPLWRKSVLSSEAIQAVHSLKLARSSAPRLQQVFNASLTRLLKADLLDTLAELQRQNHLDLALQVFQFVRKEEWYEPDLLIYCDMILLLGKNKLLEMAEELLSELKKEGLEPSTRAFAEMIGAYMQLGMIEKAMETYESMKASSCAPDRLTFMILIRNLEKAGKEEVPAVVKKECAEYVDSPEKFLEEVEQKYVRNLSLYALMLIIFCSTAQAKVIFPMSLY, from the exons ATGGGCTCCCTCAAATTCCACTTCCCTCGAGTGGGTCTTCTCAAAAACGCCTCGAAACCCTACCCACGCTCTTCAGTGGTGACCAGGGGCGGACCCAAAAAGCCTCTGTGGAGGAAAAGCGTGCTATCCTCCGAAGCCATTCAAGCAGTCCATTCCTTGAAGCTAGCCAGATCATCCGCACCTAGATTGCAACAGGTTTTCAATGCCAGCCTCACCAGGCTGTTGAAGGCAGACTTGTTGGACACCTTGGCTGAGCTCCAAAGACAAAATCATTTGGACTTGGCCCTTCAG GTGTTCCAATTTGTGCGCAAGGAAGAGTGGTATGAACCAGATTTGCTCATTTACTGTGACATGATTCTATTGTTGGGAAAGAACAAATTGCTTGAAATGGCTGAAGAGCTCCTTTCTGAACTAAAGAAAGAAGGCTTAGAACCCAGCACAAGGGCTTTTGCTGAGATGATTGGAGCGTACATGCAACTGGGTATGATAGAAAAGGCAATGGAGACATATGAATCGATGAAGGCATCAAGTTGTGCCCCAGATAGGTTAACGTTTATGATATTGATAAGAAACCTTGAGAAGGCTGGGAAAGAAGAAGTACCAGCAGTGGTAAAGAAGGAATGTGCTGAATATGTTGATTCTCCTGAGAAATTCCTTGAAGAAGTCGAACAGAAATATGTAAGGAATTTAAGTCTTTATGCACTCATGCTCATCATTTTTTGCTCTACAGCACAAGCCAAGGTAATTTTTCCTATGTCTCTTTATTAA